GGTTGAGTTCGTGGAAGTATAAATAAGATTCAAATGGCTTAACTAGATTCAATTGGTTTAATGAAATTTACTTGCTTTAGCAAAAACCATTTAGCCGCATTTGAGAAAATTCGGTGTTATTACAGGAATTTTAGAGATTCCAATAACTCCGAACCTTTTTCTACTCAGGAGTATATTCATTAGTAAGAACATCTTTACTATAGAATTATATTTTTGTTTTAAACTTTCATGTTAGCTTTAAACGTATCGTAAAATCCATTACAAAATCCAGTAAATATTGCTATTTTGCCGGCGTGCAGAATTATATAGAAAAGCTGAGGGGTTGAACTACGGACGTAATCAAAGATTTCGGTTTCGATCCAGTCTTTGTGGATTTCCTGACAAAACTTGCCATTGCATTTTTGATAGGGATAATGGTAGGTGTGGAAAGGGAACACAGGGGGCTTGAGCACGAGATTTTTGCAGGAGTCAGGAGTTACAGCATAACATGCATAACTGGCATGCTTGTAGCTCTGGCAAGCGAATCCATAGGAACAGGCTTTGTATACGTATCCACGCTTTTCTTTGCGGCTATGTGTTCCATAATCACCTATTCCAAAATATTCCTTTTCAAGAGGATAGGGGTTACAAGCCCCATTACTTTATTTTTTATTTTCGTGATGGGAGTCCTTGTAGGCTATGACTACGGCCTCTTTGCCATTGTTTCTTCAATAGTCGTAGCTTTCCTGCTTATCCAGAAACAGCCCCTCCACCAGTTTGCAGGAAACCTTACAAAAGAAGAGCTTTACAATGCCATACAGTTTCTGGCTGTCGCTTTCATACTTTATCCGGTTATGCCGGAAAAACAGTTCTTCGGGCTTCTAAACCTCAGATACGCGATCCTTATTGTAATTCTTGTTTCCCTTATCAGCTTTTCAAGTTATGTTCTTTTGAGAAAATTCGGGACAAAACGCGGCCTTTATTATTCGGGCTTTCTCGGGGGCTTTATTAACAGTGAAGCCACCACAGGAGCGCTGGCGGGACTTTCAAAGAAGGCAGAGGAAATGGCTGCCCCGGTTATTACAGGGATCCTGCTCTGCAATATTTCCATGCTCATTCGGAACCTTGTTCTGGCGTTTATAGTTGACCCGACTGGCAGGACAACCATGCTTATGCTCCTTCCCCAGCTTGTACTTATTATAGTTTCAATTGGAATGGCTTACAGGCACAGCAAGAAGGTCTGCCCGATAGGCGGGGGAGAACTCAAGATCCAGTCTCCTTTCTCACTGGGCCAGGCATTTAAGTTTGGCATTGCTTTTACTCTGATCCTCGTTATAGGGAACTTTGCCTATAATGCTGCAGGGACTACAGGAATATACCTGACTGCCCTTGGTGCTCTTGTAAGCAGTTCAGGAGTGATAGTCTCCGTAACTCTTCTTGCCGTAAGTGGGAATATTTCTTACGAAGTCGCAGCAAATACAGCAGTAATTGCAAGCCTTGTAAGTACTGTAAATAAAATTCTGCTTTCGAAGATTTCAGGCTCTTCAAGTCTCTTTTCTCTTGCCATAAAGGATTTTGGGATCATTGCAGCCACAGGAACTCTGGCTTTAGTTATATTGAATTTTCTGTGAGATCGAATTCTGTAAGTCGAATTTCTATGAAATCGAATTCAGTAAGGCCGAATATTCTATAAAATCGAATTCAGTAAGGTCGAATATTCTGTAAGATCGAGTATTTTGTAAGAAAAGCGGCAGAAAAAATGGTTTGTCGGGCACATTCATATCAGTACAGGCACACTCATCACACTCATATCAGTATAAATCAGCTTTAAGGACCTGATGCAGATAAGTAAAAAAATTAAGTGAAAAAATAACTGGAAGAAAGCAGTCGATCCTGTACTATGTTTATACTTCAGGATAATTGCCACAGGCAAAATCTGTTTTGTCACCTGTTATAATTCTACAAAATTCTAACTGCTCTTGAATTCAAAACAATGAACTAAAATTCAATGGGAGCCCTGCTAAGGATAATATCGAATATAAATGGAATTTACGAAAATATATTAATATGTAATAAACATATAAGGAAAGCT
This window of the Methanosarcina mazei S-6 genome carries:
- a CDS encoding MgtC/SapB family protein — its product is MDFLTKLAIAFLIGIMVGVEREHRGLEHEIFAGVRSYSITCITGMLVALASESIGTGFVYVSTLFFAAMCSIITYSKIFLFKRIGVTSPITLFFIFVMGVLVGYDYGLFAIVSSIVVAFLLIQKQPLHQFAGNLTKEELYNAIQFLAVAFILYPVMPEKQFFGLLNLRYAILIVILVSLISFSSYVLLRKFGTKRGLYYSGFLGGFINSEATTGALAGLSKKAEEMAAPVITGILLCNISMLIRNLVLAFIVDPTGRTTMLMLLPQLVLIIVSIGMAYRHSKKVCPIGGGELKIQSPFSLGQAFKFGIAFTLILVIGNFAYNAAGTTGIYLTALGALVSSSGVIVSVTLLAVSGNISYEVAANTAVIASLVSTVNKILLSKISGSSSLFSLAIKDFGIIAATGTLALVILNFL